In Plasmodium brasilianum strain Bolivian I chromosome 12, whole genome shotgun sequence, the genomic window caaaGGTGTATCGGAGTCAGTATTGACACCTGGTCGTTTCATTATTACACAActttaaaaatgtacacgcacaagtatatatgcacacaagTATACgcatttgtttatttatacacaGGAACACACGTGTACGCATgcacttatatatacacatgcgCACACACATCAGCTGCTTTTCTTCAGGTTAGAGGATCTGCCAtcacaaaattaaaaatgtttacaGGGGAAGGGCGTAAAATAATAacgtgtacatgtatatatatatatatatgcctgTGTAAATGCAAATGTATGAGCATTTTCGGACAAACAAACAGAGAAAACCTTACATATGCACctgttaaaaaatgtaaatccTGGGTATTGATCTTCcaataaaaattaactcACTGTTTTAGCGTTATggtaagtatattttttacataatttttatgcttGGTCCTATTTCGATggaacaatttttattacaccgattgtttatttttaatgtgcATAAATCTGTACAGTGTATTTCATCTCCTCTAGTTATTTATTCTGatcatttactttttaaaggTCTTTTTTAGGTTATGAagtttttatacatataatatgcGAGTATTCATACTACACAGgaaacgtatatatacaaaaatgcaCACATAGCAACAGTGAACAAATagtgtgtttttttttttttagcagAAAAAACACTTGAAAATGTTAAGGATTACATTAACAGTGTAAggatatttaataaattttgccTGACctgtacatattttatgcctttttatgaacaaaaacaaatgagaaccaaacaagaaaaaaaagaaaaaacgataaaaaagaaaaaacgaaaaaaaagaaaaaacgataaaaaagaaaaaacgataaaaaagaaaaatgataaaaaagaaaaaacgataaaaaagaaaaacgataaaaaaaaaaaaaaaaaaaaacaaaaaaaaagaaaaaacgaaaaaaaaaaaaacgataaaaaaaaaaaatgaaaaaaaagaaaaaaaaagaaaaaaaaagaaaaattattgtaaCATAAATATCATGCATGCACATTTATAATTCAactttttactattttgaTGAACATtgaagaacaaaaataaaacccATTTACAACATTGttaaagtacatatataatatgattaaattatatcaaatgaagaaaaaaaaaaaattagaaaataaaaaaataatactcatactaaaacaaaaaaacttTTGCTACGgcatattttgtaaattaaaatttgaacATCAAGATAGCATAAATTCAGttgttttcaaaaaaataataaaaagtcaTTTTTTACTCtgcaaaaaaatacaaacactgattttatatttaaatatattttaatacgtCACATAAACTACTTGCATTATTGAACATTTTACTAGATAGATAAGCGGTTATAATGTTCTGCGCTGAAttttatgtgtttatatgcacatgtgtatgtatttatatatttttttttctttttttccttgtgTAAAAGTGTGTGTTAATTTTTCTCCGTTTAGTTCCTGACTTGTACATACAAACAGCAACTAAACTGTATTTCTTAGTCATATGACTCCCCCGAATTATTACAATTTGGAAAAGTTATTTACAACTGTAACAACAACATAAATAGTGAAAGGTGTATGTTCCTTTCTGCAGCTTCTTAAATGAATAAGGAGGGATCTCTACTAGAgtcacaaaaaaaagaaatggtccaaaaaaaaaaggaaaaggaaaattcgAAAAATGAGAACAGTGCCCACATAAATGGGGAAAATGtgcatatttacatatatatatatatatatatatatatatacagattTATAGGTATGTGactaaaatgaattataatgTGTTGGACCTTGAAACgattattacaaatatattagtcATAGTTACCAATGCAACTATAAATTATTCGTTCATAGCTAACGCCAAAATTTGTGAATACCTATGTTGATGCATACGTACGTATAATTctgtacgtacatatataaaggCATTCATCAAttgtaaaatgtaaaaggatttataaaacaaataaagcATCCTGTTCACACATTTCAAAAGGAGAACGAATGAGggatcattaaaaaaaaaaattattacttgTTCATACATTTATCATGtctaataatttattttaaaaaaaagaaaaaaaaaattctgacttgttaatgtaaaaacttccatatatatatatgtatatatatatacaaaaattcgATAACTctctttttgtttaaaatatcaATCCTGTATACAAGTAAAAGTTACATTGTTTAGGGgcaaatatatagaaataattcAACAACAATATGTTCGtcatttttgaatttattaaatataaattaacttGTTAGACCAAAATATTATaagcaaaaattaaagataCCTTTTCTTACAAAAATATGGATATTGCTTTTGCTCACAggaatgtaaaaaaagatttttttttttttttttttttttagttgtACTGATTCGGATTTTTAGTttattccttcttttttttttttctattttctcTTTAGTTTGCATggaaacaaatatatttccaTATTTGCGTTCTTAGCACTTGTCTACTTTTGGCACATTATGTACGTAATGTATGATTTCCTTTTGATTTTACGCAATTTCTtaagtatttattatatatatttattcaataactccaaaaaagaaaaaaaaaaaaaaaaaagaggctCGTTATCAAATAGCTAACACTTCTGTGTAGGATTAAATACCGCAATGAACAATGTAAAAAGGTTTAAAAATTAccactttttaattttgaaatttCGAGAATTTCATGTATGCCAATTTAAAGAAGGGCGACCTTAATAGTTTGAGAAAATtttctcatttatttttttccattttgcaTTATTTCGCTTTGCTTTACTGCGTTCTGCTTTATTTCgctttgctttatttttatttttttttttttggaggGGGGGGCGCATTACAGTGAGATGTGTTTCTTTTCGTGTGCCTTATACGGAAATGATGGATATGCTTTACatagaaatgaaaaatgtcGATTATcagtttatataaaaaagtactGAAGTTTAtgcaattaaaaaataaaaaaaataagataaataatattaagtacaaaatataaaatataatatataaattaaataatatgagAAAACAtgttttaagtaaaaaatataaaatcttAAATGcaaaatacaatatattttatctatcTAATTTTCAAGTGTCCGCAAACGCTCGTACATCCGTGTATGTAAACATGGGgcacatatatgtgtgaTCTCAAAATGAAGAAATCCAAAAgagaaattgaaaaaaaaaaaaaaaataatacctaaaatatgcaaaatatgCAGAATGTGCGGAGTACGCGAAACATACAAAAGTCAATCTTGTGGAtgttaagaaaattattcatatgtacatatatatatatatatatatatatatatatatatacgataaacagatttgtattatttttactttcgTTTGTACCCTCCCTCTTTTTTTAACTGCtagcatataaatatgaatatactcGAAAGACTTTTAAGTACTCTTCTTTCGTCATTGCTAATTTAAATTTAGCGCATTCATAAGGTCTATCTCTTTTaatgtacgtacatatatgtatgaatacgaacatatatatgcgtttTCCACACGTTTAAATTTggcctttttttaaatatctgAAATTTAGCACgtgttattttcatttatcttttttttttttttccaattcGCGATAAGCGTGCATGTGTAATGCGCACACGCGTAGCACGAGCAACACATGCATAGGTATCGTATGCAAGCATAATGCatgaacatgtacatatttgagtatacatatgtacatatatttacttccatatatttacatatatacacacataaataagtatatgcAGGTATCacgtttaaatatatgtatgcatttattaacgtatgtacgtatgtatgtacgcatgTACGCACGTAAGAATGCATAGGACGGTCCACCGAACCATGCGCGCGCTAGCATGCCATTTTTTAGCATATGCGTAAAGGACGTATAAGGAAAGAGTTATCAAAATGATAGACATAATAAgcgaaaaaaacaaaagctATGATTTGATGGACTCTTATGAATCTAAAAGTCCAATAGAGAAtgaaacaaatgaaaatgcAAAGGTAGATATTATTAAtgaaagatatataatatggaGGAAAAACActccatttttatatagttcacttttaaaaaacaaattagaTTGGCCATCGTTAACAGTTGAATTTTTAGGAAGCGAGAATTCTTTTAAGTCAAAAACcaattattttacaaataaaatacttttaGGTACACACACGTCTAATCAAGATTctgaatatgtatacataggTGAAATTAAATTTCCATTATATTCTACAAAGGAAGATGTACTACAATATGAGAATTATACAGGTTttataagtaataaaaagaaaagaaaaggtCATCCATTACCATCTTTTGAAATAAAAGCAAAACTGTTACATCCAGGTGAAGTGATAAGAGCTACCCATTTACCCAATAATTCGTTTTTTATAGTTACACAAACATATAatggaaatatattattatttgattaTACAAAACATCCTTCATTTCCTTCTGATATATCTACATGTTACCCCCAGATGATATTAAAAGGACATACAAGTGAAGGAAGTGGCTTATGCtggaatattaataaaatatataacaactgtagtaataaaaatactaatgtatttaatgatgaaaatgaaaatgacgGAACAGAAGGTACTGATGATCCTTCCATGGACGTAAACACTAGTAACCTACTGTTAGCCTCATGTGCATCCGATGGAAGTATTTGTCTATGGGATATTAACAAAGGAACAAAAAGTAATGAAGTACCAAGGACATAtggtattaataaaattggaaaaacagctgattataatataaaaatttatgaaaatactCCAACTCTAAGTCCTTTATGTACATggacaaataaaaataaagaaacatCTTTAAATGATGTGTTTTTTCATCCCAAATTTAATAATGCCCTTGGTGTGTGTGATGATGAAGGATATATGAGTTTATAtgatataagaaaaaaatattttttttcaaaacctgaaataaattttaaagatcATAACGAACCAATGAATACATTTTcttttgataatttttcggattatattttttcatgtgGATATACTGATGGATTAATTTCTATATGGGATATGAGATTTAATAAAGAATCTTTACTTAAAATAGATTATCATACTCAAAGTATTAACAGAATTAAATTTTGCCTGATGCAGTCAGGTGTTTTTGGATCTTGTTCAGACGATGGAATTGCTTGTATCTGGGATATTTCTAGAAACTCagtaaattatgaacaagtcaGAAAATTAGATGatgatatttataataaccCCAAAAAAATACCAAAACAGTTATTGTTTGTTCATGGGGGTCATGTTGGAAGTGTTTATGATATGTCCTGGGCGAACAGCAACACGTTCTTGGTCGCTACTGTTGGGGTCGATAACTCGCTGCAAGTGTGGCACATGAATGAACAGTTCATATTTCAGTGAGCGGGGGGCTAATAACGGAGgggaaaagaaataaatacaaacataaatataaatatatatatatatatatatatatatatatatatatatatatatatatatatgcatacgtatGCTCATATGTGTGAGGAGCAAAGTTAAACGCTGCATTTCAGAGGAATTATTCAGAAAAATTTATCTTATTAGACAAAACAAGGAAGTAAGCGTGTTCAGTTGAAAAATTGTAAGCTTTTGCCCTAAatctcatatatatttgaaaatttgaaa contains:
- a CDS encoding chromatin assembly factor 1 subunit B — protein: MIDIISEKNKSYDLMDSYESKSPIENETNENAKVDIINERYIIWRKNTPFLYSSLLKNKLDWPSLTVEFLGSENSFKSKTNYFTNKILLGTHTSNQDSEYVYIGEIKFPLYSTKEDVLQYENYTGFISNKKKRKGHPLPSFEIKAKLLHPGEVIRATHLPNNSFFIVTQTYNGNILLFDYTKHPSFPSDISTCYPQMILKGHTSEGSGLCWNINKIYNNCSNKNTNVFNDENENDGTEGTDDPSMDVNTSNLLLASCASDGSICLWDINKGTKSNEVPRTYGINKIGKTADYNIKIYENTPTLSPLCTWTNKNKETSLNDVFFHPKFNNALGVCDDEGYMSLYDIRKKYFFSKPEINFKDHNEPMNTFSFDNFSDYIFSCGYTDGLISIWDMRFNKESLLKIDYHTQSINRIKFCLMQSGVFGSCSDDGIACIWDISRNSVNYEQVRKLDDDIYNNPKKIPKQLLFVHGGHVGSVYDMSWANSNTFLVATVGVDNSLQVWHMNEQFIFQ